In a single window of the Niabella ginsenosidivorans genome:
- a CDS encoding FtsX-like permease family protein, protein MIRTFFATLGRQLWRNRLFTLLNICGLSICICVAWIIFRMVIYENSFDKKVPDAQNIYQLIIRNKREDGNTGGFAAVSKPVLNTLLNDVSGAGLVVPMFYKQYNSVTIPGNNGTRKIEEKEDITQVTTLPAYFDMLNYKWLAGNKTTAFNHPDNVVLTEDKAKKYFPNLSPAAMVGKSLVYNDTLWRTVSGVVADLPYPNSFSGDNTEFMPVSREDLTDQDWESLNSSNLLFIKPAKQVDAKNILAQLNKINFQHNKESFEKYKYKNWYEALPLKEKHFAAQFGSQTRTADKKVLSDLMIVGGFLLLLACINYINLSTALLPKRAKEIGIRKTLGSSAKNLMVRFIAETFIVTTFAALLSFVLTFFAVKIFADFLPDGIFDYMNYPAMAGFMLLLILLISLLSGLYPAWISSRVDTVEVLKGKTEKVIGRNKITFRKSLIVFQFLIAQVFIIGAIIIGQQLQYMLHKDPGFNKEAVITFSIPYRLANKKEYKDKQFVLKNELLKNTEIKNVSLGDRPMEQMYVGNIYTYFNGKEEVNVQLQMKDVDTAFLHFYGITLLAGNNFKQTDTTTALVINEKAVHAFGFGSPREAIGKQLLVPGNGRSYPIVGVVKDFNQSGMRSDISPGVFVSDKERLRTFNIKLPDQPQHWEKAIRSVEKEWKRIYPEAPFTYTFYDETIGAFYKSEMRTQTLVRAATAMAILISCLGLFGLATLTAFQRTKEIGIRKVLGASILGIMRLLSKDFLVLVLISLMIAAPVGWWLMSKWLQDFVFRIDIKWWMFLFAGVMAVIIAAVTVSYQTIRAARANPVEALRTE, encoded by the coding sequence ATGATAAGAACCTTTTTTGCAACATTAGGGCGTCAGTTATGGAGGAACCGGTTGTTTACCTTGCTGAACATTTGCGGACTAAGCATTTGCATTTGTGTGGCCTGGATCATTTTCAGGATGGTGATTTATGAGAACAGCTTTGATAAAAAGGTTCCGGATGCGCAAAATATCTATCAGCTTATAATCAGGAATAAAAGAGAAGATGGCAATACCGGCGGGTTCGCCGCGGTATCAAAACCGGTACTGAATACTTTACTCAATGATGTTTCCGGTGCAGGCCTTGTCGTTCCGATGTTTTATAAACAATATAACTCCGTTACTATACCTGGTAATAACGGAACCAGGAAAATAGAGGAGAAAGAGGACATCACCCAGGTAACTACCCTGCCGGCTTATTTTGATATGCTTAATTACAAATGGCTGGCCGGTAATAAAACAACAGCCTTCAATCACCCGGATAATGTGGTACTGACGGAAGACAAGGCAAAGAAATATTTTCCCAACCTGTCGCCGGCGGCAATGGTCGGCAAATCCCTTGTATATAATGATACCTTATGGCGAACGGTATCGGGTGTGGTGGCCGATCTTCCGTATCCCAACAGCTTTTCCGGGGATAACACGGAGTTTATGCCTGTCAGCAGGGAGGATCTGACGGATCAGGACTGGGAGTCGTTAAACTCAAGTAACCTGCTGTTTATAAAGCCTGCTAAGCAGGTTGATGCCAAAAATATTTTAGCACAGCTGAACAAAATTAATTTTCAGCATAATAAAGAGAGCTTTGAAAAATACAAATACAAAAACTGGTACGAAGCATTGCCTTTAAAAGAAAAACATTTTGCGGCGCAGTTTGGCTCGCAGACAAGAACAGCTGATAAAAAAGTATTATCCGACCTGATGATCGTTGGCGGTTTTTTATTGCTCCTTGCCTGTATCAATTATATTAATCTAAGTACGGCGTTATTGCCAAAACGTGCAAAAGAGATTGGTATCCGGAAGACACTGGGCAGTTCTGCCAAAAACCTGATGGTACGGTTCATCGCCGAAACGTTTATAGTAACAACGTTTGCAGCACTGCTCTCGTTTGTGCTGACTTTTTTTGCTGTAAAAATTTTTGCGGACTTCCTGCCTGACGGGATTTTTGATTATATGAACTATCCGGCGATGGCCGGTTTTATGCTGCTGCTGATATTGTTGATTTCGCTGTTGTCGGGCCTGTACCCTGCATGGATTTCCTCAAGGGTAGATACGGTGGAAGTACTTAAAGGCAAAACAGAAAAGGTGATCGGGCGTAATAAGATCACCTTTCGTAAAAGCCTGATCGTATTCCAGTTCCTGATCGCACAGGTATTTATCATCGGGGCCATTATCATTGGTCAGCAGCTTCAATATATGCTGCACAAAGATCCCGGATTTAATAAGGAGGCAGTCATTACCTTTTCCATTCCATACCGGCTTGCTAATAAAAAGGAATATAAGGATAAACAGTTTGTATTGAAAAACGAATTGCTTAAAAACACGGAGATCAAAAACGTATCACTGGGCGACCGACCCATGGAACAAATGTATGTAGGGAATATATACACTTACTTTAACGGAAAAGAAGAGGTGAACGTTCAGTTGCAAATGAAAGATGTAGACACGGCTTTCCTGCATTTTTACGGCATCACATTACTGGCGGGCAATAATTTTAAACAAACGGATACCACCACCGCTTTGGTCATTAATGAAAAGGCGGTGCACGCTTTCGGGTTTGGTTCGCCTCGGGAGGCAATAGGAAAACAATTGCTGGTTCCGGGCAACGGCAGGAGCTATCCGATTGTTGGAGTGGTAAAGGATTTTAATCAGTCCGGTATGCGATCCGATATTTCACCAGGCGTGTTCGTTTCAGATAAGGAGCGGCTGCGTACCTTTAATATAAAATTACCAGATCAGCCGCAGCACTGGGAAAAAGCGATCCGTTCGGTTGAAAAAGAATGGAAAAGGATCTATCCTGAAGCGCCGTTTACCTATACATTTTATGATGAGACCATCGGCGCATTTTATAAATCTGAAATGCGGACACAGACACTGGTACGGGCAGCAACCGCCATGGCCATTTTGATCAGCTGCCTGGGACTTTTTGGATTAGCCACCCTTACTGCTTTTCAGCGTACCAAAGAGATCGGTATCCGTAAAGTGCTCGGCGCTTCTATTTTGGGGATCATGCGGCTGTTATCGAAGGATTTCCTGGTATTGGTTCTTATTTCATTAATGATAGCCGCTCCGGTAGGGTGGTGGCTCATGTCAAAATGGTTGCAGGATTTTGTTTTCCGGATTGATATTAAATGGTGGATGTTCTTATTTGCGGGAGTAATGGCGGTTATCATTGCAGCGGTTACGGTAAGCTATCAGACCATCAGAGCTGCAAGGGCCAATCCTGTCGAAGCTTTGCGAACGGAGTGA
- a CDS encoding alpha/beta fold hydrolase, with protein MKYYLYIIAFLCFTTLSQVQSSADTAYYGNNPAAGHYLDVGDAKLYYEIYGSGQPIVLLHGGVYGYIDEFEPFINKLKDTYRVICIATRGHGKSAIGHQPFTYRQRAEDAFKVIRSITKDSVTVLGFSDGGYSAAKLASLHPELVKKLIIIGAGDRPAGNNRKKFNYNEKELMQQAPQLFKNRLALMPEPKRWPECLSMLNDLYNDSIISTETYSKIKCPVLVMGGDRDEYIKVQALATAATSIANAQLSVIPGCGHVVFYCNFPAVWASLEPFLKK; from the coding sequence ATGAAATATTATTTATACATAATTGCTTTTCTGTGCTTCACAACCCTGTCGCAGGTACAATCTTCCGCGGATACGGCTTATTACGGCAATAACCCCGCAGCCGGCCACTATTTGGATGTAGGGGACGCTAAATTGTATTACGAAATTTACGGCAGCGGGCAACCCATTGTATTGCTGCATGGTGGTGTATATGGATATATTGACGAGTTTGAACCTTTTATAAATAAACTGAAAGACACGTATAGGGTCATATGCATTGCAACGCGGGGCCATGGAAAGTCTGCAATAGGACATCAGCCGTTTACATATCGGCAGCGTGCGGAAGATGCTTTTAAAGTGATCAGGAGCATTACTAAAGACAGCGTAACAGTACTGGGCTTTAGTGATGGCGGTTATAGCGCTGCCAAACTCGCCTCCCTGCACCCGGAGCTGGTAAAAAAACTGATCATTATTGGTGCAGGCGACCGGCCGGCTGGTAACAACCGTAAAAAATTTAATTATAATGAAAAAGAGCTGATGCAGCAGGCGCCGCAGTTATTTAAAAACCGCCTGGCCCTGATGCCGGAGCCTAAACGCTGGCCCGAATGTTTGTCGATGCTGAATGATTTGTATAATGATAGCATCATCAGCACAGAGACCTATTCAAAAATAAAATGCCCGGTACTGGTAATGGGAGGCGACAGGGATGAGTACATCAAAGTACAGGCACTGGCAACAGCCGCCACATCCATTGCTAATGCGCAGCTATCCGTTATACCCGGCTGCGGTCATGTAGTTTTCTATTGCAACTTTCCAGCTGTATGGGCTTCTTTAGAGCCCTTTCTTAAAAAATAG
- a CDS encoding ABC transporter permease, producing MIKNYLKIAFRNLKKYKLYTAINVLGLSVGIASCLLIGMYVWTECSYDVFNSKADRIVRVTMDYSTGGSGWKGALTGTKVGPQFKRTFPQVEDYVRLMKSAASIAAGATAFDEKKILYADKSFFRIFSFPLLTGNPETVLNGPQKIVLSRTMAKRYFGNENPVGKRLRFNGGENEYEVTGIAGDAPLNSQIQYDCIVSFSSLAASKTEYWNTANYVTYLLMKDADQFNSLSAGITAYMKKVNRDEMAIVPGSTDYWTYHLEPLKRVHLYSTVDAGLEPRGNITYVYILGGIALLILLIACVNYTNLATAQSSSRSIEIGVRKVLGAEKKQLIGQFIGESFLMAFISLLLALGICMLLLPVFNAITGKDYAVSGFFHLPVLLAALLLTVIIALVSAIYPAILLTRSRLTSILKNGATVAQSGGGLRKALIIVQFVVAVFLIAVTMIISSQVKYIQHTDLGYDREQVVVLPVDYKMSAVYEQLKDAFRTNPDVVSVTGAYEAPASIGWGDAITADDGSGPKELSVSATPVDLDYLKTMGIQLAAGRDFQRSDFALQDTSNEYKNYQSTYILNEKAVRDLGWTPQDAIGRKITRGEPGTVVGVVKDFHFESLHDRIGPLVIFLDTTMVRELFVKIRSKNMAGTITALSTIWKSRVPYRSFDYRFLDDDFNDLYVTEQRTATLFTTFAGIAIVLSCLGLFALAAFVTVQRTKEIGIRKVLGANEGNILLLITRRFLLLVIVAILIATPLAWLVGNSWLAGFAYRTQLHAWLFVVAGLVALLVAFCAVSYHALRAALANPVEALRTE from the coding sequence ATGATCAAAAATTATTTAAAAATTGCTTTTCGGAATTTAAAAAAGTATAAATTATATACAGCCATTAATGTGCTTGGCCTTTCGGTGGGGATTGCATCCTGCCTGCTGATCGGTATGTATGTATGGACAGAATGCTCTTATGATGTATTTAATAGTAAGGCAGACCGTATTGTGCGGGTAACGATGGATTACAGCACAGGTGGCTCCGGATGGAAAGGAGCATTGACCGGAACAAAGGTGGGACCCCAGTTTAAAAGAACGTTCCCCCAGGTGGAGGACTATGTACGGTTAATGAAATCGGCTGCATCAATAGCTGCCGGTGCTACTGCTTTTGACGAAAAAAAGATATTGTATGCAGATAAAAGTTTTTTCCGGATATTTTCATTTCCGCTGCTCACAGGGAACCCGGAAACGGTTTTAAATGGTCCCCAAAAGATCGTATTGTCCCGGACCATGGCTAAGCGCTATTTTGGCAATGAAAATCCTGTTGGAAAACGCCTCCGGTTTAATGGCGGGGAAAATGAATATGAGGTTACCGGCATAGCAGGCGATGCACCGCTGAACTCGCAGATCCAGTATGATTGTATTGTTTCTTTTTCAAGCCTGGCCGCATCAAAAACCGAATACTGGAATACGGCCAACTATGTTACCTATCTGTTAATGAAAGACGCTGACCAGTTCAACAGCCTTTCAGCAGGAATTACGGCTTATATGAAAAAAGTAAACAGAGATGAAATGGCTATTGTACCCGGGAGCACTGACTACTGGACCTACCACCTTGAGCCGTTAAAAAGAGTGCACCTTTATTCGACAGTCGATGCGGGGCTGGAGCCGCGAGGCAATATTACTTATGTATACATCCTGGGGGGTATTGCATTACTGATCCTTTTGATTGCCTGTGTCAATTATACCAATCTGGCTACTGCACAATCTTCTTCACGCAGCATAGAAATAGGCGTGCGAAAAGTACTGGGCGCTGAAAAAAAACAACTGATCGGCCAGTTTATTGGAGAGTCCTTTTTAATGGCCTTTATTTCACTTTTACTGGCGTTGGGCATATGTATGCTGCTATTACCGGTATTTAATGCTATTACCGGGAAAGACTATGCTGTTTCCGGCTTTTTTCACCTGCCGGTATTGCTGGCGGCCCTGTTGCTTACGGTCATTATCGCACTCGTTTCAGCCATCTACCCGGCAATTTTACTTACCCGCTCCAGGCTTACCTCCATATTAAAGAATGGAGCAACCGTTGCACAATCGGGAGGAGGCTTGCGCAAAGCATTGATCATTGTACAATTTGTGGTGGCTGTATTTCTTATTGCGGTTACAATGATCATCAGCAGCCAGGTAAAGTATATACAGCATACAGATCTGGGTTATGACAGGGAACAGGTTGTAGTGCTCCCGGTTGATTACAAAATGTCGGCTGTATATGAACAACTGAAAGATGCATTCCGTACCAACCCGGATGTGGTAAGCGTTACGGGGGCCTACGAGGCACCTGCATCAATCGGCTGGGGGGATGCTATTACTGCTGATGACGGATCCGGCCCCAAAGAGCTTTCGGTAAGTGCCACACCTGTGGATCTTGATTATTTAAAAACAATGGGGATACAACTAGCTGCAGGAAGGGATTTTCAGCGATCCGATTTTGCTTTGCAAGATACTTCAAATGAGTATAAAAATTACCAGTCAACCTATATCCTTAATGAAAAGGCGGTGCGGGATCTGGGCTGGACGCCTCAGGATGCCATCGGCAGGAAGATCACCCGGGGCGAGCCCGGCACCGTGGTTGGTGTGGTGAAAGATTTTCATTTTGAATCCCTGCATGATCGTATCGGACCGTTGGTGATCTTTCTGGATACAACAATGGTAAGGGAACTGTTTGTCAAGATCCGGTCCAAAAATATGGCCGGCACCATTACTGCCCTAAGCACTATATGGAAGTCAAGGGTACCGTACCGCTCCTTTGATTATCGGTTCCTGGATGACGATTTTAATGATCTGTATGTAACGGAACAGCGAACGGCCACGCTTTTTACCACGTTTGCTGGTATTGCTATTGTATTGAGCTGCCTTGGCCTGTTTGCGCTTGCGGCATTTGTAACCGTACAGCGCACCAAAGAAATCGGTATCCGAAAAGTGCTGGGTGCAAATGAAGGCAATATTCTCCTGTTAATAACCAGGCGGTTTTTGTTATTGGTGATAGTCGCCATTCTTATAGCAACACCATTGGCCTGGTTGGTGGGCAACAGCTGGCTGGCAGGGTTTGCTTATCGTACACAACTGCATGCATGGCTGTTTGTTGTGGCAGGCCTGGTGGCTTTGTTGGTGGCTTTCTGCGCTGTAAGTTATCATGCACTGCGTGCTGCGCTGGCGAACCCTGTCGAAGCGTTGCGAACGGAGTGA
- a CDS encoding ABC transporter permease has product MIRNYFKTAWRNLTRNKLYSVINIAGLAFALAAFWLIALFVADELSYDRYHEKSDRIFRLVSHGKWEGGNFDITGTSGPTAAALKKDYPEVEQTVRLDAEGGGLISYGEKRLKVDDIFFADSSFFSVFSFRFLAGNAVTSLLKPQSIVLTKELAINLFGSVSAALNKTVYFQNSIPNVVRGVIDNVPGNSHFTFRAIRSFPAGFRADWSNFYLYTYVVLKSKEDGIALQQKLPAFVKKYLYSKGLDIKYSLELQPLTSIHLHSNVSYELGVNRNMKFIYIFSVIGFLILAIALINYINLTTARAAVRLREVAIRKVIGSGRKDLIYLFLAETVLFTIGAALLSLILAAVFMPVFNQLTGKNIQILYYFRSLQLITILLFSLTLGIIGGLYPALFLSGFKTVPALKNQMGKQSVQQLFRKCLVVFQFTITVIMIAATLVIYCQLHFMEKKDLGFDKNQVLTFHLDNEQARMRSSELRNALLTNSAVEAVAFAGNPIGNNNIGMGAFNVERPDGAIDQNITLAYGLLIDAHYIPAMRIHMQQGRNFNESLLTDSSAVLINDAFAKKMGWANAIGKKIQTGQDTMGKALIKTVIGVTNDFHIYSLQHKIEPMVMQLPSTPMDKDNVYVRVGPQNIGQTVRFIENIFKKFDPAAPMEYQFLDKNFKKQYESEEKQGQVLLVFTLLTIGIACLGLFGLITFTTGQRVKEIGIRKVLGASTIGLVRLLSTDLLKLILFSLLMAIPVAWYVMRIWLQDFAYRIHISWWMFAVSGTLALIIAGFTLSFQAVKAAMAKPVKALKNE; this is encoded by the coding sequence ATGATTAGAAATTATTTTAAAACAGCGTGGCGGAACTTAACAAGAAATAAGCTTTACTCGGTGATCAATATTGCCGGGTTGGCGTTTGCGTTGGCTGCTTTCTGGTTAATCGCCCTTTTTGTAGCAGATGAACTGAGCTACGATCGCTATCATGAAAAATCAGATCGCATTTTCCGGTTGGTATCACATGGCAAATGGGAGGGGGGCAATTTTGATATTACAGGCACTTCCGGTCCAACGGCAGCGGCGCTTAAGAAGGATTATCCTGAAGTGGAACAAACAGTGCGGCTGGACGCAGAAGGAGGTGGTCTGATCTCTTATGGAGAAAAACGGCTAAAAGTGGATGATATTTTTTTTGCGGACAGCAGTTTTTTCTCCGTTTTCAGCTTTCGGTTCCTGGCCGGAAATGCCGTTACATCCCTTTTAAAACCACAGTCAATTGTGCTCACAAAGGAACTGGCCATCAATCTTTTTGGAAGTGTAAGCGCTGCGTTGAACAAAACGGTTTATTTCCAAAATAGCATCCCCAATGTCGTTAGAGGAGTTATTGATAATGTACCCGGAAATTCTCATTTTACTTTCAGGGCTATCCGTTCATTTCCGGCTGGTTTCAGAGCAGACTGGTCAAATTTTTATCTCTACACTTATGTAGTATTAAAAAGCAAAGAGGATGGTATTGCATTGCAGCAAAAACTGCCCGCTTTTGTAAAAAAATATCTTTATAGCAAGGGGCTTGATATAAAATACAGCCTGGAATTACAGCCGCTGACATCTATTCATCTTCATTCAAATGTCAGCTATGAATTGGGCGTAAACAGGAATATGAAGTTTATTTACATCTTCTCTGTAATAGGCTTCCTGATCCTGGCAATTGCCCTTATTAACTATATTAATCTCACCACTGCGAGGGCCGCTGTCCGGCTGCGGGAGGTGGCCATCCGCAAGGTTATTGGCTCCGGGCGTAAAGACCTTATTTATCTCTTCCTTGCAGAAACGGTTCTTTTTACTATTGGCGCCGCTTTGCTGAGCCTTATACTGGCGGCTGTTTTTATGCCTGTGTTTAACCAGTTAACCGGCAAAAATATACAGATACTGTATTATTTCAGGTCACTTCAGCTAATAACTATTTTGTTATTTTCATTAACGCTTGGTATCATCGGGGGGCTTTACCCGGCGCTTTTTCTCTCCGGGTTTAAAACCGTTCCTGCATTAAAAAATCAGATGGGAAAGCAGTCTGTCCAGCAATTGTTCCGTAAATGCCTGGTGGTGTTCCAGTTTACGATAACGGTTATTATGATTGCAGCCACACTGGTCATTTATTGCCAGCTTCATTTTATGGAAAAGAAGGATCTGGGTTTTGATAAGAATCAGGTGCTGACCTTTCATCTGGATAATGAGCAGGCCCGTATGCGAAGCAGTGAGTTGCGGAACGCGTTATTAACAAATTCGGCGGTAGAAGCAGTGGCTTTTGCCGGCAACCCCATCGGTAATAATAATATTGGAATGGGCGCTTTTAACGTAGAACGGCCTGACGGCGCTATTGATCAGAATATAACGCTGGCTTACGGGTTACTTATAGATGCGCACTATATTCCGGCAATGCGTATCCACATGCAACAGGGGCGTAATTTTAATGAATCACTTTTAACTGATAGCAGTGCCGTGCTGATCAATGATGCCTTTGCAAAAAAAATGGGCTGGGCAAATGCTATTGGGAAAAAGATACAAACAGGCCAGGATACAATGGGGAAGGCGCTGATCAAAACGGTGATCGGGGTTACCAATGACTTTCATATCTATTCGCTGCAACATAAGATTGAGCCCATGGTCATGCAGTTGCCCTCAACTCCAATGGATAAGGATAACGTATATGTACGTGTAGGCCCTCAAAATATTGGCCAAACAGTGCGGTTTATAGAAAATATTTTTAAGAAGTTTGATCCGGCAGCGCCAATGGAGTATCAATTTCTGGATAAGAATTTTAAGAAGCAATACGAATCAGAAGAAAAGCAGGGACAGGTGTTGTTGGTATTTACCCTGCTTACGATTGGTATTGCCTGTTTAGGGTTGTTCGGGTTGATTACGTTTACAACCGGGCAGCGGGTAAAAGAGATCGGTATCCGCAAGGTGCTGGGCGCCTCAACTATTGGCCTGGTGCGGTTATTGTCCACAGATCTGTTAAAGCTAATTCTTTTCTCTTTGCTGATGGCCATTCCTGTTGCGTGGTATGTGATGCGTATATGGCTGCAGGATTTTGCCTACCGTATCCACATCAGTTGGTGGATGTTTGCTGTTTCAGGTACCCTGGCGCTTATTATAGCCGGTTTTACCTTAAGCTTTCAGGCTGTTAAGGCGGCTATGGCTAAACCGGTTAAAGCGTTAAAAAATGAATGA
- a CDS encoding ABC transporter permease, producing MIKNYFKTAWRNLGKSRAFAVINVLGLAIGMAVAMIIGIWVWSEVSYNKGISNHKQIAKVMQNKTNKGVINTIDNTPYPLSGALRREYGNLFKQVVLAEVNETRSLRSGDKKLVLGGGFFEEGIGPLLGLHMLQGTYEGMAEPNNIMLSEATARSLFGNESVIGKTIVFADSLPLKITGIYKDLPLNSDFNNLKFIAPWTLYFNHADWIRLAPDPWRPNSFLTLVELKDPARLDQASALIKDVRLRHINERLAKQNPQLFLYPMDQWYLYDSFKNGVNNGGRIRYVWLFGIIGIFVLLLACINFMNLSTARSIKRAKEVGIRKTVGSLRNQLIIQFFCESLLYAVLAFALSLALVALSLPLFTAITGREMPAVWNDPLFWILGSIFCLFTGLLAGIYPALYLSSFRPVNVLKGSFQAGKKAGLQRQVLVVLQFTISIVLIIGTLMVFRQIRFAKNRPVGYDKNGIIAVDAGSPAIESHFAALRQKLLNSGIFESVALGSSLPTQVNNTTTGIDWPGKEPGVAGEFGAQNVTVDYGKTIGWEVTQGRDFSKDFPSDSSAVILNEAAVHFMGLKNPVGIVLTWEEKPATVIGVIKNMIMESPYADARPAVFSLENNNISFIIARIHPRANASDAVKQLEATYKSFVPDQDFHFQFIDEDFNRKFGDEERVGKLGGIFALLAVFISCLGLFGMASFMAEQRVKEIGVRKVLGASVFSLWKLLSKDFFSLVLVSIVIAVPVGWYCMHMWLQGYSYRAPIPWWIFAVSAFSAAFITLVTISVQSIKAALANPVKALRSE from the coding sequence ATGATCAAAAATTATTTTAAAACAGCGTGGCGGAATCTGGGAAAAAGCAGGGCCTTTGCAGTGATCAACGTCCTGGGACTTGCTATTGGTATGGCCGTAGCTATGATTATTGGTATATGGGTATGGAGCGAAGTATCCTATAATAAGGGGATCAGTAATCATAAGCAGATTGCTAAAGTGATGCAGAACAAAACCAACAAGGGAGTAATCAATACTATAGACAATACCCCTTACCCTTTAAGCGGGGCGTTACGCAGGGAGTATGGAAATTTGTTTAAGCAGGTAGTACTGGCCGAAGTAAATGAGACCCGTTCTTTGCGTTCCGGAGATAAAAAGCTGGTACTGGGTGGCGGTTTTTTTGAGGAAGGCATTGGCCCCTTGCTGGGGCTGCATATGCTGCAAGGCACTTATGAAGGTATGGCTGAGCCCAATAATATTATGCTGTCTGAGGCAACCGCGCGTTCATTGTTTGGGAACGAAAGCGTAATCGGAAAAACAATCGTATTCGCAGATAGCCTGCCGTTAAAAATTACAGGAATTTATAAAGATCTTCCATTAAACTCAGATTTTAATAACCTGAAATTTATTGCACCCTGGACGCTGTATTTCAATCATGCCGACTGGATACGCCTGGCGCCGGATCCATGGAGACCTAATTCTTTTCTGACCTTAGTGGAATTGAAAGACCCTGCCCGGTTGGACCAGGCATCTGCTTTAATAAAAGATGTCCGTTTACGGCATATCAATGAGCGCCTGGCAAAGCAAAACCCCCAGCTGTTTTTGTACCCTATGGATCAATGGTATTTGTATGACAGCTTTAAAAACGGTGTTAATAACGGGGGGCGTATCCGGTATGTCTGGTTGTTTGGCATTATTGGCATATTCGTACTCTTACTGGCCTGTATTAATTTTATGAACCTCAGCACGGCACGCAGCATTAAACGGGCAAAGGAGGTGGGCATACGCAAAACAGTTGGGTCCTTAAGAAATCAGTTAATAATCCAGTTCTTTTGCGAGTCACTTTTATATGCGGTTCTTGCATTTGCACTAAGCCTTGCCCTGGTAGCGCTTTCCCTGCCTTTGTTTACTGCCATAACGGGCAGGGAGATGCCGGCAGTTTGGAACGATCCGCTCTTCTGGATACTTGGTTCGATATTTTGTTTGTTCACAGGGCTGCTCGCGGGCATTTACCCCGCACTTTATTTATCATCCTTTCGCCCGGTGAACGTTTTAAAGGGCTCCTTTCAGGCAGGTAAAAAGGCTGGTTTGCAAAGGCAGGTGCTGGTAGTATTGCAATTCACTATTTCCATTGTTCTTATTATTGGTACTTTAATGGTATTCCGGCAGATCCGGTTTGCCAAAAACCGCCCTGTAGGATATGATAAAAATGGTATTATAGCTGTAGATGCCGGAAGCCCGGCTATCGAAAGCCATTTTGCGGCTTTGCGGCAAAAGCTTTTAAACAGTGGCATTTTTGAGTCTGTTGCATTAGGTAGCAGCCTGCCTACGCAGGTGAACAATACGACCACAGGTATTGACTGGCCTGGAAAAGAACCCGGTGTAGCCGGAGAATTTGGCGCACAGAATGTAACAGTGGATTACGGAAAAACAATCGGATGGGAAGTAACACAGGGAAGGGATTTTTCAAAAGATTTTCCTTCTGATTCTTCAGCGGTTATATTAAATGAAGCCGCTGTTCATTTCATGGGCCTGAAAAATCCCGTGGGTATAGTGTTGACCTGGGAAGAGAAACCGGCCACTGTTATCGGGGTAATTAAAAATATGATCATGGAGTCTCCTTATGCAGATGCACGCCCGGCTGTATTCAGCCTGGAAAATAACAATATCAGTTTTATCATAGCACGTATTCACCCCCGTGCCAATGCCTCAGATGCCGTAAAACAACTGGAAGCAACTTATAAATCGTTTGTGCCTGACCAGGATTTTCACTTTCAGTTTATAGATGAAGATTTTAACCGGAAATTTGGCGATGAAGAACGGGTCGGGAAACTGGGAGGGATTTTTGCGTTGCTGGCTGTTTTTATCAGTTGCCTGGGATTATTTGGTATGGCCTCGTTTATGGCAGAGCAAAGAGTAAAAGAAATAGGCGTAAGAAAAGTACTGGGCGCTTCCGTATTCAGTCTTTGGAAATTATTGTCAAAAGACTTTTTCAGCCTGGTATTGGTTTCGATTGTAATTGCCGTTCCCGTTGGCTGGTATTGCATGCATATGTGGCTTCAGGGATATAGTTACCGTGCTCCAATTCCCTGGTGGATCTTTGCGGTATCTGCTTTTAGCGCAGCGTTCATCACACTGGTTACAATAAGCGTTCAGTCAATAAAAGCGGCACTGGCCAACCCGGTAAAGGCGCTGCGGAGTGAATAA